The Camelus ferus isolate YT-003-E chromosome 32, BCGSAC_Cfer_1.0, whole genome shotgun sequence genome window below encodes:
- the VPS33A gene encoding vacuolar protein sorting-associated protein 33A yields MGKPTGLDCSGAGRGSKMAAHLSYGRVNLNVLREAVRRELREFLDKCAGSKAIVWDEYLTGPFGLIAQYSLLKEHEVEKMFTLKGSRLPAADVKNIIFFVRPRLELMDIIAENVLSEDRRGPARDFHILFVPRRSLLCEQRLKDLGVLGSFIHREEYSLDLIPFDGDLLSMESEGAFKECYLESDQTSLYHAAKGLMTLQALYGTIPQIFGKGECARQVANMMIRMKREFTGSQNSIFPVFDNLLLLDRNVDLLTPLATQLTYEGLIDEIYGIQNSYVKLPPEKFAPKKQGDGGKDLPTEAKKLQLNSAEELYAEIRDKNFNAVGSVLSKKAKVISAAFEERHNAKTVGEIKQFVSQLPHMQAARGSLANHTSIAELIKDVTTSEDFFDKLTVEQEFMSGIDTDKVNSYIEDCIAQKHPLIKVLRLVCLQSVCNSGLKQKVLDYYKREILQTYGYEHILTLHNLEKAGLLKPQTGGRNNYPTIRKTLRLWMDDVNEQNPTDISYVYSGYAPLSVRLAQLLSRPGWRSIEEVLRILPGPHFEERQPLPTGLQKKRQPGENRVTLIFFLGGVTFAEIAALRFLSQLEDGGTEYVIATTKLMNGASWIESLMEKPF; encoded by the exons ATGGGGAAGCCGACCGGGTTGGACTGcagtggggcggggcgggggagcaAGATGGCGGCGCACCTGTCCTACGGGCGGGTGAACCTGAACGTGCTGCGCGAGGCGGTGCGTCGCGAGCTGCGCGAGTTCCTGGACAAGTGCGCGGGAAGCAAG GCAATAGTTTGGGATGAGTACCTCACAGGACCGTTTGGCTTGATTGCACAGTATTCACTACTGAAG GAACATGAAGTGGAAAAAATGTTCACGCTTAAAGGAAGTCGTTTGCCAGCAGCTGATGtcaagaatataattttttttgtccGACCCAGGCTAGAATTGATGGATATAATTGCTGAAAATGTGCTCAG TGAAGACAGACGTGGCCCAGCAAGAGATTTCCACATTTTGTTTGTGCCACGACGTAGCTTGCTGTGCGAACAGCGGTTGAAGGATCTGGGTGTTTTGGGATCCTTCATTCATAGAGAGGAGTACAGCCTGGATCTCATTCCATTCGATGGGGATCTTTTATCCATGGAATCAGAAGGTGCATTCAAA GAGTGCTACCTGGAGAGTGACCAGACCAGCCTGTACCACGCAGCCAAGGGGCTGATGACCCTGCAAGCTCTGTACGGCACGATCCCCCAGATCTTTGGGAAAGGAGAGTGCGCCCGG CAAGTGGCCAATATGATGATCAGGATGAAGAGAGAGTTCACAGGAAGCCAAAACTCAATATTTCCCGTCTTTGATAACCTCTTGTTGCTCGATCGGAACGTGGATTTGTTAACGCCTCTTGCCACTCAGCTGACGTATGAGGGACTCATTGATGAAATTTATGGCATTCAGAACA GTTACGTGAAGTTACCTCCAGAGAAATTTGCACCTAAGAAGCAGGGCGATGGTGGTAAGGATCTTCCCACGGAAGCAAAGAAGCTTCAGCTGAATTCTGCGGAGGAGCTGTATGCTGAGATCCGAGATAAAAACTTCAATGCAGTGGGCTCCGTACTTAGCAAGAAAGCCAAGGTGATCTCTGCAGCCTTTGAG GAAAGGCACAACGCCAAGACAGTTGGGGAAATCAAGCAGTTCGTTTCGCAGCTGCCCCACATGCAGGCAGCGAGAGGCTCACTCGCCAACCACACGTCGATTGCAGAGTTAATCAAAGATGTCACTA CTTCTGAAGACTTCTTTGATAAACTAACAGTGGAGCAGGAGTTTATGTCTGGAATAGATACTGATAAG GTCAACAGTTACATCGAGGATTGTATTGCCCAGAAACACCCGCTGATCAAGGTGTTAAGACTAGTTTGCCTCCAGTCCGTGTGCAATAGTGGGCTCAAACAAAAAGTTTTGGattattacaaaagagaaatcCTGCAG ACTTACGGCTATGAGCACATACTGACCTTACACAACCTGGAGAAGGCGGGCCTGCTGAAACCACAGACCGGGGGCCGAAACAACTACCCAACCATCCGGAAAACCTTACGCCTCTGGATGGATGATGTAAACGAACAA AATCCCACGGACATATCCTACGTGTACAGTGGCTATGCCCCGCTCAGTGTGCGGCTGGCCCAGCTGCTCTCCCGGCCCGGCTGGCGGAGCATCGAGGAAGTTCTCCGCATCCTCCCGGGGCCCCACTTCGAGGAGCGGCAGCCACTGCCCACGGGACTGCAGAAGAAAC GTCAGCCAGGAGAAAACCGAGTCACTCTGATATTTTTCCTCGGGGGTGTGACCTTTGCTGAAATTGCTGCCCTGCGGTTCCTTTCCCAGTTGGAAGATGGAGGTACCGAGTATGTAATTGCCACCACTAAACTGATGAACGGGGCCAGCTGGATAGAGTCGCTCATGGAAAAACCCTTCTAG